A part of Chlamydia ibidis 10-1398/6 genomic DNA contains:
- a CDS encoding CT529 family inclusion membrane protein: protein MSVVMQILRTGGSVAFAKVPAQVAPSASSSSSNCLKQLLFNGNNKLARFVGGTKNVDKALKLTKSVSEVVQASLEVSGDAGIAHATAKNIAGGVGTARSFIALTNAFNGALPGCIRSTKECFSHVKQCFGPSEGMEAAFANSKTPKAYNKIYLNKRDHILAAVREGCSAVGSATFLATFGAVRPVLLANKLSGKQFLCSDAKTQLNNSVTYMMTANHAASVIGSAVGIAAERIAYERAISSLGHSSEAYGWSVENRLDVEASLKQSYISEVKKAVLTILEKGLELIADIVKLVPTGLSAAGQMIVTSSLVTVSSCVGLYCAWSKS from the coding sequence ATGTCTGTAGTAATGCAAATTTTGCGTACAGGAGGTTCGGTAGCTTTTGCGAAAGTTCCTGCGCAAGTAGCTCCATCTGCTTCTTCTAGTTCTTCTAATTGCTTAAAGCAATTGCTGTTTAACGGTAATAATAAGTTGGCGCGCTTTGTGGGTGGAACTAAGAATGTTGACAAAGCTTTGAAGTTAACCAAGTCTGTTTCTGAGGTTGTTCAGGCTTCTCTAGAGGTCTCAGGAGATGCAGGGATAGCGCACGCTACAGCAAAGAATATTGCTGGTGGTGTAGGAACGGCGCGTTCATTTATAGCCCTGACTAATGCATTTAATGGTGCACTTCCTGGGTGCATCCGTTCTACAAAAGAGTGTTTTTCGCATGTTAAACAATGTTTTGGTCCTTCAGAGGGAATGGAAGCTGCGTTTGCTAATTCGAAAACTCCTAAAGCTTATAATAAGATCTATTTGAATAAGAGAGATCACATTCTTGCTGCTGTTAGAGAGGGGTGTTCTGCTGTTGGATCTGCAACTTTCCTAGCTACCTTCGGCGCCGTACGTCCTGTTTTATTGGCAAATAAACTTTCTGGAAAACAGTTTTTGTGTTCCGATGCTAAAACTCAATTAAATAATTCTGTAACTTATATGATGACAGCGAATCATGCTGCCAGTGTTATTGGTTCGGCAGTAGGTATTGCTGCGGAACGCATTGCTTATGAGCGTGCCATCAGTAGTTTAGGCCATTCTTCCGAAGCTTATGGTTGGTCAGTAGAGAATCGTTTGGATGTCGAAGCAAGTTTGAAACAGTCATATATCTCTGAAGTCAAAAAAGCTGTTCTGACAATTTTAGAAAAAGGACTTGAGTTAATAGCGGATATTGTTAAGTTGGTTCCAACAGGATTATCAGCTGCGGGCCAAATGATTGTTACATCTAGTTTGGTCACTGTATCTAGCTGTGTTGGCCTTTACTGTGCTTGGTCAAAGTCGTAA
- the rplD gene encoding 50S ribosomal protein L4, with product MVLLSKFDFLGNKTGEVELSDALFAEEGNGLQLVKDYLVAIQANKRQWSACTRNRSEVSHSTKKPFRQKGTGNARQGCLAAPQFRGGGIVFGPKPKFDQHVRINRKEKRAAIRLLLAQKIQANKLVVADDSVFVSSLSAPKTKEALRFLKACNVECRGALFIDDLDHAGSNENLRLSLRNLSAVRGFTYGVNVNGYDLASARSVVISEKALSELAGRLISGMKD from the coding sequence ATGGTTTTATTATCAAAGTTCGATTTTTTGGGGAATAAGACGGGAGAAGTCGAGTTGTCGGATGCTTTGTTTGCTGAAGAGGGAAATGGGCTCCAATTAGTTAAGGATTATCTTGTCGCCATTCAGGCGAACAAGAGGCAGTGGTCTGCTTGTACGAGGAATCGTTCAGAGGTGAGTCATTCTACTAAGAAACCTTTCAGGCAAAAGGGCACTGGGAATGCTCGTCAAGGATGTTTGGCTGCTCCTCAGTTTCGTGGTGGGGGCATTGTTTTTGGTCCTAAGCCTAAGTTTGATCAGCATGTGCGCATTAATCGTAAGGAAAAGCGTGCGGCTATTCGCCTCTTGTTAGCTCAGAAGATTCAGGCTAACAAACTAGTTGTTGCTGATGATAGTGTGTTTGTAAGTAGTCTGTCAGCGCCAAAGACAAAAGAAGCTTTGAGGTTTTTGAAGGCTTGTAATGTTGAGTGTCGTGGAGCTTTGTTTATAGACGACTTAGATCATGCGGGTAGCAATGAAAATTTGAGATTAAGTTTGCGTAATCTGTCGGCTGTTCGTGGTTTTACTTATGGAGTGAACGTGAACGGATACGATTTGGCTTCAGCTCGAAGTGTTGTGATTTCTGAGAAGGCTCTCAGCGAGCTCGCCGGGCGTCTTATTTCTGGGATGAAAGATTAG
- the rplB gene encoding 50S ribosomal protein L2 — protein MFKKFKPVTPGTRQLVLPSFEELTTQGELEGSKSKRSVRPNKKLSFFKKSSGGRDNLGHISCRHRGGGVKRLYRIIDFKRNKDGIEAKVVSVEYDPNRSAYIALLNYADGEKRYILAPKGIKRGDRVISGEGSPFKVGCCMTLKSMPLGLSVHNIEMRPFSGGKLVRSAGLAAQIIAKTPGYVTLKMPSGEFRMLNEGCRATIGEVSNADHNLRVDGKAGRRRWKGVRPTVRGTAMNPVDHPHGGGEGRHNGYIPRTPWGKVTKGLKTRNKRKSNKWIVKDRRK, from the coding sequence ATGTTTAAAAAGTTTAAGCCAGTAACCCCAGGGACTAGACAGTTGGTTCTTCCTTCTTTTGAGGAATTGACGACTCAAGGAGAGTTAGAGGGTAGTAAGTCTAAAAGAAGCGTTCGTCCTAATAAAAAACTTTCGTTTTTTAAAAAAAGTTCTGGTGGTCGTGATAATTTAGGCCATATTTCTTGTCGCCATAGGGGCGGCGGAGTGAAGCGTCTTTATCGAATTATTGATTTTAAAAGGAATAAAGACGGGATCGAAGCCAAAGTAGTTTCCGTTGAATACGATCCTAATCGTTCTGCTTACATTGCTTTGCTTAACTATGCTGATGGAGAAAAGCGTTATATTCTTGCTCCTAAAGGTATTAAGCGTGGAGATCGTGTTATTTCCGGAGAAGGTAGTCCGTTTAAGGTTGGTTGTTGTATGACTCTAAAGAGTATGCCTTTAGGGTTGTCTGTGCATAATATTGAAATGCGTCCGTTTTCTGGGGGAAAGTTAGTAAGATCTGCAGGTTTGGCTGCACAGATTATTGCTAAGACTCCAGGTTATGTTACTTTAAAAATGCCTTCAGGCGAATTTCGTATGTTGAACGAAGGCTGTCGTGCAACTATCGGCGAAGTTTCTAATGCAGACCATAATTTGCGCGTTGATGGTAAAGCGGGAAGACGTCGCTGGAAGGGTGTTCGTCCTACAGTCAGAGGTACTGCGATGAATCCGGTTGATCACCCACATGGTGGTGGTGAAGGTCGTCATAATGGTTACATCCCACGAACTCCATGGGGTAAGGTAACGAAAGGGTTGAAAACCCGTAATAAGCGAAAAAGTAATAAATGGATTGTTAAAGATCGAAGGAAGTAA
- the rplR gene encoding 50S ribosomal protein L18: protein MESSLFKKSLKKTRRALRVRKALKGSAVRPRLSVVKTNKHIYVQLIDDSVGKTLASVSTIAKSSKVAGLTKKNQDVARLLGAKIAELGKNLQVDRVVFDRGPFRYHGIIAMVADGAREGGLQF, encoded by the coding sequence ATGGAAAGTTCGTTGTTTAAAAAGTCTTTAAAGAAAACACGTAGAGCTTTAAGGGTACGTAAAGCTTTGAAGGGCTCTGCTGTTAGACCTCGTTTGTCTGTTGTAAAGACGAATAAACATATCTACGTACAGTTAATAGACGATTCTGTTGGTAAAACTTTGGCTTCTGTCTCAACTATTGCTAAGTCGAGCAAAGTTGCTGGGTTAACAAAAAAGAATCAAGATGTCGCTAGGCTTCTTGGCGCTAAAATTGCTGAGTTAGGGAAAAACCTTCAAGTAGATCGAGTTGTGTTCGATCGTGGGCCATTCAGATATCACGGAATTATTGCTATGGTTGCTGATGGTGCTAGAGAGGGTGGATTACAGTTTTAA
- the fmt gene encoding methionyl-tRNA formyltransferase, whose protein sequence is MKLKVVYFGTPHFAATVLQGLLNYDVNIIGVVTRADKPQKRSSRLIPSPVKSLALSRNIPLLQPEKASDPHFINQLQAFEADVFLVVAYGAILRQTVLDLPRFGCYNLHAGLLPAYRGAAPIQRCIMDGATESGNTVIRMDSGMDTGDIANVARVSIGPDMTAGDLAAALASQGAEILIKTLNQIVDGSIQHTPQDSSKASLAPKLSKEEGFIHWNYPAQQVYAHIRGVTPAPGAWIRFSYQEKPAKRLVIRNARLAAFSGHYGAPGEISVSDAGDVLIACSEGAIALQEVQPEGKAAMDIKAFINGYNLSKLKLIFEK, encoded by the coding sequence TTGAAACTTAAAGTCGTTTACTTTGGTACGCCTCATTTTGCTGCGACAGTTTTGCAGGGGCTCCTTAATTACGACGTGAACATTATTGGCGTGGTTACTAGAGCAGATAAACCACAGAAGCGTTCTTCTCGTTTGATTCCTTCCCCAGTAAAATCTTTGGCACTATCTAGAAATATCCCATTGCTTCAGCCAGAGAAAGCTTCGGATCCGCACTTTATTAACCAATTGCAAGCTTTTGAAGCTGATGTGTTCCTAGTAGTTGCTTACGGTGCAATTTTGCGTCAGACAGTATTAGATTTACCCCGTTTCGGATGTTATAATCTACACGCTGGCTTGTTGCCCGCTTACCGTGGCGCAGCTCCTATACAAAGATGTATTATGGATGGTGCTACGGAATCAGGAAATACAGTGATTCGCATGGATTCTGGCATGGATACTGGAGATATTGCCAACGTAGCCCGTGTTTCTATTGGCCCGGATATGACTGCTGGAGATTTAGCAGCTGCCCTAGCTTCTCAAGGGGCAGAAATTCTAATAAAGACTTTAAATCAAATTGTTGATGGGAGCATTCAACATACCCCACAAGACTCTTCTAAAGCTTCTCTTGCTCCCAAGTTGAGCAAAGAGGAGGGGTTCATTCACTGGAATTATCCTGCTCAACAGGTTTATGCACACATTCGTGGAGTGACTCCAGCTCCCGGTGCCTGGATTCGTTTTTCTTATCAAGAAAAACCAGCTAAAAGGCTTGTTATCCGTAACGCTCGATTAGCGGCCTTTTCTGGGCATTACGGTGCCCCAGGAGAAATTAGCGTATCAGACGCCGGAGACGTGCTTATAGCGTGCTCTGAAGGGGCTATTGCTTTGCAAGAGGTGCAACCAGAAGGAAAGGCAGCAATGGATATTAAAGCTTTTATTAATGGTTATAATCTTTCAAAATTAAAATTAATTTTTGAAAAATAG
- the rplC gene encoding 50S ribosomal protein L3, which produces MRSQLSLMGKKEGMIHIFDKDGNLVACSVISVGPNVVTQIKDATTDGYSAVQVGADEVCAPEKTLEKRFSKPKLGHLKKSGSRVFRFLKEVRLSEEAASAVSLGDEFGLEVLEGVSSVDVSGVSKGKGFQGVMKKYGFRGGPGSHGSGFHRHAGSIGMRSTPGRCFPGSKRPSHMGAENVTVANLEIVKIDLDKKVLLVKGAIPGSKGSVVVVKRSSRAKG; this is translated from the coding sequence ATGCGGTCTCAGCTTAGCTTAATGGGGAAAAAAGAAGGTATGATCCATATCTTCGACAAGGATGGAAATCTTGTTGCGTGTTCAGTAATTAGCGTAGGACCTAATGTAGTTACTCAGATAAAAGATGCAACGACCGACGGTTATAGCGCTGTTCAGGTCGGGGCTGACGAAGTTTGTGCGCCTGAAAAAACTTTAGAAAAGCGTTTTTCTAAGCCTAAGCTTGGCCATTTAAAAAAGTCTGGTTCTCGCGTCTTTCGTTTTTTAAAAGAGGTTCGTCTTTCTGAGGAGGCTGCTTCTGCTGTTTCTTTGGGAGATGAGTTTGGCTTGGAAGTCTTGGAAGGTGTTTCTTCCGTAGATGTTAGTGGAGTTTCTAAGGGTAAGGGCTTTCAAGGAGTTATGAAGAAATATGGTTTTCGGGGTGGTCCTGGAAGTCATGGTTCTGGTTTTCATCGTCATGCAGGTTCTATAGGAATGCGTTCTACTCCGGGTCGCTGTTTCCCTGGAAGTAAGCGTCCTAGTCATATGGGTGCTGAGAACGTGACGGTTGCAAATTTAGAAATTGTGAAAATAGATTTAGATAAAAAAGTGTTGCTGGTGAAAGGGGCAATCCCTGGTTCCAAGGGGTCTGTTGTTGTTGTCAAACGTTCTTCCAGGGCTAAAGGGTAA
- the rplF gene encoding 50S ribosomal protein L6 — protein sequence MSRKARDPIVLPQGVEVSIQNDEILVKGPKGSLKQKLAKEVEINIQDREIFVCAAAHVVDRPSRMQGLYWALISNMVHGVHTGFEKRLEMIGVGFRAAVQGSVLDLSIGVSHPMKLAIPEELQVSVEKNTLISVKGINKQLVGEFAATIRAKRPPEPYKGKGIRYENEYVRRKAGKAAKTGKK from the coding sequence ATGTCTCGTAAAGCTCGAGACCCTATTGTGCTCCCTCAAGGAGTAGAGGTCTCCATTCAAAATGATGAAATCTTGGTAAAAGGTCCTAAGGGCTCTCTGAAGCAAAAGTTAGCTAAAGAAGTTGAGATAAACATTCAGGACAGAGAGATTTTTGTGTGTGCAGCAGCTCATGTTGTTGATCGGCCAAGCCGTATGCAGGGATTGTATTGGGCTTTAATTTCTAATATGGTTCATGGGGTACATACGGGATTTGAAAAACGTCTTGAAATGATTGGGGTTGGTTTTAGAGCAGCTGTTCAAGGATCTGTTTTAGATTTGTCAATAGGTGTGTCTCATCCTATGAAGCTAGCAATTCCTGAAGAGTTACAAGTATCCGTAGAGAAAAATACTTTAATCTCTGTCAAAGGAATTAATAAGCAATTAGTAGGGGAATTTGCTGCTACTATTCGTGCTAAACGCCCTCCTGAGCCCTATAAAGGAAAAGGTATTCGCTACGAGAATGAATATGTACGTCGTAAAGCTGGAAAGGCTGCTAAGACAGGTAAAAAATAG
- the rplV gene encoding 50S ribosomal protein L22 yields MFKATARYIRLQPRKARLAAGLMRNLSVKEAREQLSFSQLKAGRCLIKVLDSAVANAESNCNLKSENLSVIEVRVDAGPVYKRSKSKSRGGRSPILKRTSHLTVIVGEKER; encoded by the coding sequence ATGTTTAAAGCGACGGCCCGCTACATCCGGCTTCAGCCTCGTAAGGCTCGACTAGCTGCTGGGCTTATGAGAAATTTGAGCGTTAAAGAAGCGCGAGAACAACTAAGTTTTTCTCAGTTGAAAGCGGGAAGATGTTTAATAAAAGTTTTAGATAGTGCTGTAGCTAACGCTGAGTCGAATTGTAATTTGAAAAGCGAAAATCTGAGTGTCATCGAAGTCAGAGTGGATGCGGGGCCTGTATATAAGCGAAGTAAGTCTAAGAGCCGGGGAGGACGTTCCCCTATTTTAAAACGCACCAGCCATTTAACTGTTATCGTTGGTGAAAAGGAGCGTTAG
- the rplP gene encoding 50S ribosomal protein L16, whose amino-acid sequence MLMPKRTKFRKQQKGQFAGLSKGATFVDFGEFGMQTLERGWVTSRQIEACRVAINRHLKRKGKVWIRIFPDKSVTKKPAETRMGKGKGAPDHWVAVVRPGRILFEVANVSREDAQDALRRAAAKLGIRTRFVKRVERV is encoded by the coding sequence ATGTTAATGCCTAAACGAACAAAATTTCGTAAACAACAAAAGGGGCAATTTGCGGGTCTAAGTAAAGGCGCTACTTTTGTTGATTTTGGCGAATTTGGAATGCAAACTCTAGAGCGCGGTTGGGTAACTAGCCGTCAGATTGAAGCTTGTAGGGTTGCTATTAATAGACACTTAAAGCGTAAGGGAAAGGTATGGATTCGTATTTTCCCCGATAAAAGTGTCACAAAAAAGCCTGCTGAAACACGCATGGGTAAAGGTAAAGGGGCTCCGGATCACTGGGTAGCCGTGGTGCGTCCAGGCCGCATACTTTTTGAAGTGGCTAACGTATCAAGGGAAGATGCTCAAGATGCTTTAAGACGGGCTGCAGCAAAATTAGGAATAAGAACACGTTTTGTTAAGCGGGTAGAAAGGGTATAA
- the rplX gene encoding 50S ribosomal protein L24, which produces MKRRSICVGDTVHVITGNDKGKQGKVLSFIKEKDKVVVEGVNVRTKNIKRSQENPKGKRISIEAPIHISNVRLSINGAPAKLVVKNTEKGRELWNKAPDGTVALYRLVKERKG; this is translated from the coding sequence ATGAAAAGACGTAGCATTTGTGTTGGTGATACAGTACACGTAATAACTGGAAACGACAAAGGTAAGCAGGGTAAGGTTTTATCTTTTATCAAAGAAAAAGATAAGGTCGTCGTTGAAGGCGTTAATGTTCGTACTAAAAACATTAAACGTAGTCAGGAAAATCCCAAAGGAAAAAGGATTAGTATTGAAGCGCCAATACATATTTCTAATGTTCGTTTAAGTATAAATGGGGCGCCCGCAAAACTTGTGGTCAAAAATACTGAGAAAGGGCGGGAGTTATGGAACAAGGCTCCTGATGGTACTGTCGCACTATACCGTTTGGTAAAAGAGAGAAAGGGTTAA
- the rpmC gene encoding 50S ribosomal protein L29, translating to MTAKKSLLATLREKSEADLDAFIHEQKKALFALRAEAVLENKAVKTHLFSMYKKSIARALTVKQEKKDRVHD from the coding sequence ATGACAGCAAAGAAGAGTCTGTTAGCTACACTCAGAGAAAAGAGTGAGGCTGATTTAGATGCGTTTATTCATGAACAGAAAAAAGCTCTTTTTGCTTTGAGAGCAGAGGCTGTTTTGGAAAATAAGGCAGTAAAAACACATCTGTTTTCTATGTACAAGAAAAGTATCGCTCGAGCTCTAACAGTGAAACAAGAAAAAAAGGATAGAGTCCATGACTAG
- the rpsS gene encoding 30S ribosomal protein S19, whose product MSRSLRKGPFVDHHLLKKVRAMNLEEKKTPIKTWSRRSMITPEMIGHTFEVHNGKKFLTVFVSETMVGHKLGEFSPTRIFKSHPVKKG is encoded by the coding sequence ATGAGTAGATCGTTAAGAAAAGGTCCTTTTGTTGATCACCACCTTTTGAAAAAGGTGCGTGCTATGAACTTAGAAGAGAAAAAGACCCCAATTAAAACTTGGTCTCGTCGCTCTATGATTACTCCCGAGATGATCGGCCATACTTTTGAAGTTCATAATGGAAAGAAGTTTCTGACAGTTTTTGTTTCAGAAACTATGGTCGGACATAAGTTGGGTGAGTTTTCTCCAACGAGAATATTTAAAAGTCATCCCGTGAAAAAAGGGTAA
- the rpsE gene encoding 30S ribosomal protein S5 translates to MTLSKNSHKEEQLEEKVLFVNRCAKVVKGGRKFSFSALILVGDGKGRLGYGFAKANELTDAIRKGGEAARKNLMNIYSLENGSIPHEVFVHHDGAQLLLKPAKPGTGIVAGSRIRLILEMAGVKNIVAKSLGSNNPMNQVKAAFKALKELTSRKDILNRRAVKND, encoded by the coding sequence ATGACGTTATCAAAGAATTCTCATAAGGAAGAGCAGCTAGAAGAGAAAGTTCTTTTTGTCAATCGTTGTGCTAAGGTCGTTAAGGGTGGACGTAAGTTTAGCTTTTCGGCTCTTATTTTAGTGGGTGATGGCAAAGGGCGTTTAGGTTACGGTTTTGCTAAGGCTAATGAATTAACTGACGCTATTCGCAAAGGTGGAGAGGCTGCCAGAAAGAATTTGATGAACATCTATTCCTTAGAGAATGGTTCGATCCCTCATGAAGTGTTTGTTCATCATGATGGGGCTCAATTACTTCTGAAGCCTGCAAAGCCAGGGACTGGTATTGTCGCAGGTTCCCGTATTCGTTTAATTTTGGAAATGGCTGGAGTCAAAAATATTGTTGCAAAGAGCTTAGGTTCTAACAATCCTATGAACCAGGTTAAAGCTGCTTTTAAGGCTCTTAAAGAACTTACTAGTAGAAAAGATATTTTAAATAGAAGAGCGGTTAAAAATGATTAA
- the rpsC gene encoding 30S ribosomal protein S3: protein MGQKGCPIGFRTAVTKKWRSLWYGNKQEFGKFLIEDVKIREFLRKKPSCQGAAGFVVRRMSGKIEVTIQTARPGLVIGKKGAEVDLLKEELRKLTGKEVWVEIAEVKRPELNAKLVADNIARQIERRVSFRRAMKKAMQSVMDAGAIGVKIQVSGRLAGAEIARSEWYKNGRVPLHTLRADIDYATASAETTYGIIGVKVWINLGEKTSTTGSNANVTAPAAVS, encoded by the coding sequence ATGGGTCAGAAAGGATGTCCAATTGGTTTTCGTACAGCTGTTACAAAAAAATGGCGTTCCTTGTGGTACGGGAATAAGCAAGAATTTGGAAAGTTTCTTATTGAAGATGTAAAGATTCGAGAATTTTTAAGAAAGAAGCCTTCTTGCCAAGGAGCAGCTGGTTTTGTGGTCAGACGAATGAGCGGCAAGATTGAGGTTACCATTCAAACTGCCCGCCCAGGATTAGTCATCGGAAAGAAAGGCGCGGAAGTAGATCTTCTCAAGGAAGAGCTTCGCAAGCTTACAGGAAAAGAAGTTTGGGTAGAGATTGCTGAAGTTAAGAGGCCGGAGTTAAATGCAAAATTGGTCGCTGACAATATTGCAAGACAAATTGAGCGCAGGGTTTCTTTCAGACGTGCTATGAAGAAGGCTATGCAATCTGTTATGGATGCTGGTGCTATTGGAGTCAAAATCCAAGTTTCTGGAAGGTTGGCTGGAGCGGAGATCGCTCGTTCTGAATGGTATAAAAATGGCCGGGTTCCTTTACATACGTTAAGGGCTGACATTGATTATGCTACAGCTTCTGCGGAAACTACTTACGGCATTATTGGTGTAAAAGTTTGGATTAATCTTGGAGAAAAAACTTCTACGACTGGTAGCAATGCCAATGTTACCGCCCCAGCAGCGGTGTCTTAA
- the rplE gene encoding 50S ribosomal protein L5: MSRLKKLYTEEIRKTLQEKFNYENVMQIPVLKKIVVSMGLAEAAKDKNLFQAHLEELALISGQKPLVTKARNSIAGFKLRAGQGIGAKVTLRGVRMYDFMDRFCNIVSPRIRDFRGFSDKGDGRGCYSLGIDDQQIFPEVDLDRVKRSQGMNITWVTTARTDVECTTLLELMGLRFKKAQ; the protein is encoded by the coding sequence ATGAGCAGGTTAAAAAAACTCTATACTGAAGAGATCCGAAAGACTCTACAAGAAAAGTTTAATTATGAAAATGTTATGCAAATCCCTGTTCTTAAGAAAATTGTCGTAAGCATGGGGCTTGCTGAAGCTGCTAAAGATAAAAACCTATTCCAGGCTCATTTAGAGGAGCTGGCCTTAATTTCTGGGCAAAAACCATTAGTAACTAAAGCAAGAAATTCTATAGCAGGGTTTAAGCTCCGTGCAGGCCAAGGGATTGGAGCGAAGGTAACTTTACGCGGTGTTCGTATGTACGATTTTATGGATCGTTTTTGTAACATCGTTTCTCCAAGGATTCGTGACTTCCGTGGATTTTCGGATAAAGGAGATGGGCGAGGATGCTACTCTTTAGGGATTGATGATCAGCAAATTTTCCCAGAAGTAGATTTAGATCGCGTGAAGAGATCTCAGGGTATGAATATTACCTGGGTAACCACTGCACGAACAGATGTCGAATGCACTACTCTGTTAGAGTTGATGGGTTTGCGTTTTAAGAAGGCTCAATAA
- the rpsH gene encoding 30S ribosomal protein S8, with protein sequence MGMTSDSIADLLTRIRNALMAEHLYVDVEHSKMREAIVRILKQHGFVAHYLVKEENRKSTMRVFLQYNDDRKPVIHQLKRVSKPSRRVYVSADKIPYVFGNMGISVLSTSQGVLEGAAARAKNVGGELLCLVW encoded by the coding sequence ATGGGCATGACAAGTGATTCTATAGCAGATTTGTTGACACGCATTCGTAACGCATTAATGGCGGAGCATTTGTATGTGGACGTAGAACATAGTAAGATGCGTGAGGCAATTGTAAGAATTCTTAAACAACATGGGTTCGTTGCTCACTATTTAGTAAAAGAAGAGAACCGCAAGTCTACGATGCGCGTGTTTTTGCAGTATAATGATGATCGTAAGCCTGTGATACATCAGTTAAAGAGAGTATCTAAGCCTTCTAGAAGAGTCTATGTATCGGCAGACAAGATTCCTTACGTGTTTGGTAACATGGGAATTTCTGTATTGTCTACTTCTCAGGGTGTTCTAGAGGGAGCTGCCGCTCGTGCTAAAAATGTTGGTGGTGAGTTGCTCTGTTTAGTTTGGTAA
- the rplN gene encoding 50S ribosomal protein L14, whose translation MIQQESQLKVADNTGAKRVKCFKVLGGSRRRYATVGDVIVCSVRDVEPDSSVKKGDVVKAVIVRTRRDIKRKDGSTLRFDTNSCVIIDDKGNPKGTRIFGPVAREIRDRGFIKISSLAPEVI comes from the coding sequence ATGATCCAACAAGAGAGTCAATTAAAAGTTGCCGATAATACCGGGGCTAAGAGGGTAAAGTGTTTTAAAGTTTTAGGTGGATCTCGTAGACGTTATGCTACAGTTGGCGACGTTATCGTGTGTTCTGTCAGAGATGTTGAGCCTGATAGTTCCGTAAAAAAAGGCGACGTGGTTAAGGCTGTAATCGTTCGAACTCGTCGAGATATCAAAAGAAAAGACGGTTCTACTTTAAGATTCGATACGAATAGCTGTGTAATTATCGATGATAAAGGCAATCCCAAAGGAACGCGAATTTTTGGCCCTGTAGCACGAGAAATCCGTGACAGAGGTTTTATTAAAATTAGCTCTTTGGCTCCTGAGGTGATTTAA
- a CDS encoding 50S ribosomal protein L23 encodes MKDPYDVIKRHYVTEKAKTLESLSLGSGQGKKKGSFCKHPKYTFVVAANATKPLIAQAVESIYADKKVKVKSVNTICVKPQPARMIRGRRKGKTAGFKKAIVTFYEGHSIG; translated from the coding sequence ATGAAAGATCCTTATGATGTAATCAAGCGGCATTATGTGACTGAGAAGGCTAAGACGCTTGAGAGTTTAAGTTTAGGTAGTGGTCAAGGAAAGAAGAAAGGAAGTTTTTGCAAGCATCCGAAGTATACTTTCGTAGTGGCCGCTAATGCAACAAAGCCTCTAATTGCGCAAGCTGTAGAGTCTATTTATGCTGATAAGAAAGTAAAAGTGAAAAGTGTAAACACGATATGTGTGAAGCCTCAGCCAGCCCGAATGATCCGTGGTAGACGGAAAGGAAAGACTGCAGGATTTAAGAAGGCAATAGTAACCTTCTATGAAGGCCATTCTATCGGGTAA
- the rpsQ gene encoding 30S ribosomal protein S17, with the protein MTSELRGLRKTKIGVVVSLKMEKTVVVRVERVYSHPQYAKVVRDSKKYYAHNELELSEGDKVRIQETRPLSKLKRWRVVERVS; encoded by the coding sequence ATGACTAGTGAATTAAGAGGTCTTAGAAAGACTAAAATCGGTGTGGTTGTCTCCTTGAAAATGGAAAAGACTGTAGTGGTTCGTGTGGAGAGAGTGTACTCGCATCCTCAATACGCTAAAGTTGTTCGTGATTCTAAAAAGTACTATGCGCATAACGAATTAGAGCTTTCTGAAGGCGATAAGGTTCGTATTCAAGAAACTCGTCCCTTGTCTAAGTTGAAGAGATGGCGTGTTGTTGAGCGAGTAAGTTAG